In one Mucilaginibacter sp. PAMB04168 genomic region, the following are encoded:
- a CDS encoding two-component regulator propeller domain-containing protein — translation MHLDFYKFKLLAVIFSLFTGLATAGFTQTPKYNFTAISSKEGLSSNTVTAILKDRYGFIWFGTEDGLTRFDGINYTVYRHNPKDTTSLRSSEITSIHEDRAGQLWVGTSGSLHLFDRKRNSFHHFKSNSEPDGFTSAIIKSICSDFEGKIWVATLGGLDRLDPVTGQVTKFREIRGAPYEIGHQPVLKVYEDSRRRMWIGAKNGLYQYDRRTGHFIPFLPNNKDPQSLAGGTVKAITEDQKGNLWLGTDGGISRLLTDGKHFFNIKDTSSSPGRLSSNTVYALAPAGRNSLWIGTEEGLNVLNLQTGSIEHYLPDGRNIYSLTGKSVRSILIDNQGINWLGLYMAGVNKYDSNLTLFSLIKSNPYDAFGLSARFVTSFSRGDGGHIFIGTDGGGLSSFNPQNGLFKRYSITSKIKKNASALTILALNRTSDGNLWIGTYQDGLFKMNPSNGAVQQFIKGSGNATINHNEIFCLKQDRNGQLWVGTNGGGVNVYDPKSQTFKFYVTIPSAGNEFSIPLNGYIRDFEEDQYGRMWIASHGTGIAIYDPKSQQFSVLSRLAGNLPSDLIQTLFLDRKGNMWAGTGDGLLKIDVLTKHVETFGEEQGLADGIIHKILEDRAGRIWFSTNRGLSWLDPNRKIVINYSAFNGLQGGSFEQGSGFSDTDGTIYFGGTDGFNYLQPQGGIRVNKNPTPVVFTSLKIGAKEITSADSDILSTDITIAKNVRLNYKQNFSISFVGLNFTGTKQNHYLYRLKGFDKDWINAGTKTTAYYTNLSPGEYTFEVRAINNDGVPDKNISAVTISIPPPFWMTVYAYFLYIAAIGALLLYLRYRGIQKLKRTFKQEEARREAERLHDLDRLKIKFLTNLSHDFRTPIALIMAPVDKLMAQGMEDSAYTQLLVIKRNARRLLNMVNQLFDLRKIEEGETKINLVKADIIAFQKEVSESFRDLSEKKRIAFVFKSSLNSLFTSFDPDKLERVLFNLLLNAFKFTLEGGKVMLITYLKHAQANPESLQLVIEVTDTGIGIDKEQQQHIFNRFYQNRISENVFNQGSGIGLSIVKEFVELHGGTIELTSEPGNGSSFCVHLPVDADATQPKALDNPGNDIGDELVNEPEAEVMAQTVKEVVGKPAATRPIVLIVEDNEEFRFYLRDNLSTHYKVIEAADGKEGWQKALATHPELIVSDIMMPQMDGIQLSLKLKADKRTSHIPIILLTASSREEEQINGLSSGANDYLTKPFSFEILVIKINNLLAFNRTLKSTYTKQLKVEPAQIQVESVKEKFLKMVVAYVEENLHNAQLSVEDLSRHMGMSRGSLYNKLLEVTGLSPVEFIRSIKLEKAAILLESSDMNIAQIAYAAGFATPNYFAKSFKSKYQMLPSEYLSQKRKSVNHLTEHPS, via the coding sequence ATGCATTTAGATTTTTATAAATTTAAATTACTGGCTGTAATTTTTAGCCTGTTTACTGGTTTAGCCACTGCAGGCTTTACGCAAACGCCTAAATATAATTTTACAGCAATCAGCTCTAAAGAGGGCCTTTCTTCTAACACTGTTACTGCCATTTTAAAAGACAGGTACGGATTTATATGGTTTGGTACAGAGGATGGCTTAACCCGGTTCGATGGTATAAATTATACAGTATACCGGCATAACCCGAAAGACACAACAAGTTTACGCTCAAGCGAGATTACCAGCATTCACGAAGACAGGGCCGGACAATTATGGGTAGGTACAAGTGGTTCTTTACATTTGTTCGATCGCAAACGTAACTCCTTTCATCATTTTAAATCGAATAGCGAGCCAGACGGATTTACAAGTGCTATTATTAAAAGTATTTGCAGTGATTTTGAAGGGAAGATTTGGGTAGCAACGCTTGGCGGACTTGACAGGTTAGATCCTGTTACAGGCCAGGTAACCAAGTTTCGGGAAATTCGCGGTGCTCCTTATGAAATTGGTCACCAGCCCGTATTAAAAGTTTATGAAGACAGCCGCAGGCGGATGTGGATCGGGGCCAAAAATGGTCTGTATCAGTATGACCGGCGGACTGGCCATTTTATCCCATTTTTACCAAATAACAAAGACCCGCAAAGCCTAGCCGGTGGTACGGTAAAGGCTATTACAGAAGACCAAAAAGGCAATCTTTGGCTGGGTACAGATGGAGGTATTAGCAGGCTTTTGACAGACGGTAAGCATTTTTTTAATATTAAAGATACGAGTTCATCGCCCGGAAGATTGTCCAGCAATACGGTGTATGCACTGGCGCCGGCCGGCCGTAATTCACTTTGGATTGGCACAGAGGAAGGCCTTAATGTCCTTAACCTTCAAACGGGTTCGATAGAACATTACCTGCCTGACGGCCGTAACATTTACAGCTTGACCGGAAAATCGGTTCGTAGCATATTGATTGATAACCAGGGTATAAATTGGTTGGGGCTATACATGGCCGGGGTAAATAAATATGATAGTAACTTAACGTTATTCAGTCTCATAAAAAGCAACCCATATGACGCTTTTGGCCTCAGTGCCCGCTTCGTCACATCTTTTTCGCGTGGTGATGGCGGTCACATATTTATAGGAACCGACGGGGGAGGGTTGTCATCTTTTAATCCTCAAAATGGTTTGTTCAAGCGTTACTCAATTACTTCAAAGATTAAAAAAAATGCGTCGGCCCTCACCATCTTAGCACTTAACCGTACCAGTGATGGAAATTTATGGATAGGAACTTATCAAGACGGTCTGTTCAAAATGAATCCTTCAAATGGAGCAGTTCAACAGTTTATAAAGGGCTCCGGCAATGCTACCATTAACCACAATGAAATTTTTTGTTTAAAGCAGGATAGGAATGGCCAATTGTGGGTAGGCACTAACGGAGGGGGAGTTAATGTTTACGATCCTAAAAGCCAAACGTTTAAGTTTTATGTTACTATACCGAGTGCAGGTAACGAATTTAGTATTCCACTAAATGGCTATATACGGGATTTTGAGGAGGATCAATATGGCAGGATGTGGATTGCTTCACACGGAACGGGCATTGCAATTTATGATCCAAAAAGCCAGCAATTTTCCGTGTTAAGCCGGTTAGCCGGAAATTTGCCAAGCGATTTAATACAAACGCTGTTCCTGGATCGGAAAGGCAACATGTGGGCAGGTACAGGCGATGGATTGCTCAAAATAGACGTACTCACTAAGCATGTAGAAACCTTTGGAGAGGAGCAGGGACTTGCTGATGGTATTATTCATAAAATTTTAGAGGACCGGGCCGGAAGAATTTGGTTCAGTACGAACAGAGGACTGAGTTGGCTCGATCCAAATCGTAAAATTGTAATTAACTACAGCGCATTTAACGGCCTGCAGGGCGGCTCATTTGAGCAGGGATCGGGTTTTTCAGATACCGATGGTACAATTTATTTCGGGGGTACTGACGGCTTTAACTACCTCCAGCCTCAAGGCGGCATCCGGGTAAATAAAAATCCTACCCCGGTTGTTTTCACCAGCTTAAAAATTGGTGCCAAGGAGATAACAAGTGCCGACTCAGATATATTAAGTACGGATATAACGATTGCAAAGAACGTACGTCTGAATTATAAACAGAATTTCTCTATTAGCTTTGTAGGCCTGAATTTTACCGGCACCAAGCAGAATCATTACTTATATCGCCTTAAGGGCTTCGATAAAGATTGGATTAATGCAGGTACTAAAACAACGGCCTATTACACCAATCTCAGCCCCGGGGAATATACTTTTGAGGTTAGAGCTATTAATAATGATGGCGTTCCGGACAAGAACATCAGTGCTGTTACCATCTCTATACCACCGCCGTTTTGGATGACGGTTTATGCATACTTTCTTTACATTGCTGCGATAGGCGCCTTGTTGCTCTACTTACGTTATCGTGGTATTCAGAAACTTAAACGAACTTTCAAGCAAGAAGAGGCCAGACGCGAAGCGGAACGTTTGCATGACTTAGATCGTTTGAAAATTAAGTTTCTGACCAACTTGAGTCATGATTTTCGTACCCCTATCGCATTAATTATGGCCCCGGTTGATAAACTGATGGCGCAAGGCATGGAAGATAGTGCCTATACCCAACTTTTGGTTATTAAGAGAAACGCCAGGCGGTTATTGAACATGGTTAATCAGTTGTTCGATCTCCGGAAGATAGAAGAAGGTGAGACAAAAATTAACTTGGTCAAAGCCGATATCATTGCATTTCAAAAAGAAGTCAGCGAGTCATTCCGTGATCTGTCGGAGAAAAAGCGCATTGCATTTGTATTCAAATCATCTCTCAATTCATTATTTACAAGCTTTGATCCCGATAAGCTCGAACGGGTGTTGTTTAATCTGCTTTTGAACGCTTTTAAATTTACTTTAGAAGGCGGCAAGGTGATGCTGATCACTTACCTTAAGCATGCTCAGGCCAACCCCGAAAGCCTTCAGTTAGTAATAGAGGTTACGGATACGGGTATTGGGATTGATAAAGAGCAGCAACAGCATATATTTAATCGTTTCTATCAAAACCGGATATCTGAAAATGTATTTAATCAGGGCAGTGGTATCGGTTTGTCTATTGTTAAAGAATTTGTTGAATTACATGGTGGTACAATTGAGTTAACCAGTGAACCAGGTAATGGAAGTTCGTTTTGTGTGCATCTGCCGGTAGATGCAGATGCTACTCAACCTAAGGCGCTGGACAACCCCGGGAATGATATAGGAGATGAATTGGTTAACGAGCCTGAGGCAGAAGTGATGGCTCAAACGGTTAAAGAAGTTGTTGGCAAACCAGCAGCTACTCGGCCCATAGTTCTTATTGTAGAAGATAACGAGGAATTTAGGTTTTATCTGCGTGATAATTTAAGTACGCATTACAAAGTGATAGAGGCTGCAGATGGCAAAGAGGGATGGCAAAAAGCTTTAGCCACTCACCCCGAATTGATTGTAAGCGATATTATGATGCCGCAGATGGACGGGATACAACTCAGCCTTAAATTAAAAGCTGATAAACGTACCAGCCATATTCCAATTATCCTACTAACGGCATCCAGCCGGGAGGAAGAACAGATTAATGGCTTGTCTTCTGGTGCTAACGATTACCTCACTAAGCCGTTCAGCTTCGAAATACTGGTTATCAAAATAAATAATTTGCTGGCTTTCAATAGAACGCTTAAAAGCACGTATACTAAACAGCTGAAGGTAGAGCCTGCGCAAATTCAGGTTGAGTCGGTAAAAGAGAAATTTTTGAAGATGGTTGTTGCTTATGTAGAAGAGAACCTTCATAATGCACAGCTCTCGGTAGAAGATCTCAGTCGCCACATGGGCATGAGCAGAGGCTCGCTCTATAATAAGCTTTTAGAAGTTACAGGCCTTTCACCGGTGGAGTTTATCCGTTCAATTAAACTCGAAAAAGCAGCTATACTGTTAGAAAGCAGCGATATGAACATAGCGCAGATTGCCTATGCTGCCGGTTTTGCAACACCTAATTATTTTGCCAAGTCGTTCAAATCAAAATACCAGATGTTGCCGTCAGAATATTTAAGCCAAAAACGAAAATCTGTAAATCACCTTACTGAACATCCTTCCTAA
- a CDS encoding glycoside hydrolase family 43 protein codes for MYKILLSVFLGFICSVQVKAQTTLVNPILAGFYPDPSITKVGQDYYLVNSTFAYFPGIPVFHSKDLKNWKQIGNAVERPTQMNFMGDRVTRGLFAPAINHYKGRFYITCTQIDHRGNFVITASNPAGPWSDPVWLPQVQGIDPSLFFDQDKAYIVYNGDAPDNKPMYSGHRTIRAYEFDPIANKVTGENHILINGGVDISKKPVWIEGPHIMKAKTWYYLYAAEGGTSVNHSEVVFRSKAPLGPYVPYEKNPILTQRGLPEDRKNPITSTGHAEFVEGPDGKTYAVFLAVRPYEGNYYNTGRETFIAPVKWQNEWPVINPDFKEIQYQYKVNIPEIKQAGNQPQSGNFAYSTRFEKGLDKSFLFLRTHDSTWYKTSSAKGLTIKLKPETCMEKGNPAFIAKRQQHMTCTVSTSLNFVAGQPAEKAGLVAFQDESHFYFICKSADSARRPVVQLFKGTNNDKMMELLSEARLPDGKHDIAFRINADGANYSFEYAPVKGAWLVLKKNVDGKHLSTQVAGGFVGSVFAMYATSSGNTSSNTAQFKSFDYVGADKVYQK; via the coding sequence ATGTATAAAATTCTCTTGTCGGTTTTCCTTGGATTTATTTGCAGCGTGCAGGTTAAGGCACAAACAACGTTGGTTAACCCTATATTGGCCGGATTTTACCCCGACCCAAGTATCACTAAAGTAGGCCAGGATTATTATTTAGTTAACTCCACGTTTGCTTATTTTCCCGGCATCCCGGTATTTCACAGCAAGGATTTGAAAAACTGGAAACAAATAGGCAACGCCGTTGAAAGGCCAACGCAAATGAACTTTATGGGCGACCGGGTAACCCGTGGCTTGTTTGCTCCGGCCATCAATCATTATAAGGGCCGCTTTTACATCACGTGCACCCAAATTGATCACCGCGGCAATTTTGTTATCACTGCCAGCAATCCGGCGGGGCCCTGGAGCGACCCGGTTTGGTTGCCGCAAGTACAGGGAATTGATCCTTCCTTATTCTTCGATCAAGACAAAGCCTACATCGTTTATAATGGTGACGCGCCTGATAATAAGCCAATGTATTCAGGGCACCGTACCATACGGGCATATGAATTTGATCCGATAGCAAACAAGGTTACAGGCGAAAATCATATTTTGATTAACGGGGGAGTCGACATCTCGAAAAAACCGGTGTGGATTGAGGGACCGCACATTATGAAAGCTAAAACGTGGTACTATCTATATGCGGCTGAAGGTGGCACATCAGTTAACCATTCAGAAGTTGTTTTTCGTAGTAAGGCACCTCTGGGCCCCTATGTTCCTTATGAAAAAAATCCCATTCTCACACAACGGGGATTGCCGGAAGATCGGAAAAATCCAATTACCTCAACTGGCCATGCCGAATTTGTTGAGGGGCCTGATGGAAAAACCTACGCAGTGTTTTTAGCTGTTAGACCGTATGAGGGCAACTATTACAATACCGGTAGAGAGACATTTATTGCACCGGTTAAATGGCAAAATGAATGGCCTGTAATTAATCCCGATTTTAAAGAGATACAGTATCAGTATAAGGTAAATATCCCGGAGATTAAACAGGCCGGCAACCAACCCCAAAGCGGCAATTTCGCTTATTCCACACGGTTTGAAAAAGGGCTGGACAAATCATTCTTGTTTTTACGCACCCACGACTCAACCTGGTATAAAACAAGTTCGGCAAAAGGCTTAACCATCAAACTAAAGCCTGAAACATGTATGGAGAAAGGCAATCCTGCATTTATAGCCAAGCGCCAGCAGCATATGACCTGCACAGTTAGCACAAGCCTCAACTTTGTAGCAGGGCAACCCGCTGAAAAAGCCGGACTGGTGGCTTTTCAGGATGAAAGTCATTTTTATTTTATATGCAAATCTGCCGATAGTGCCCGGCGCCCGGTTGTGCAGTTATTTAAAGGAACAAATAATGACAAGATGATGGAACTACTGTCTGAGGCACGTTTGCCTGATGGGAAGCATGATATTGCGTTTAGGATTAATGCAGATGGTGCAAATTACAGCTTTGAGTATGCCCCGGTAAAAGGAGCCTGGCTAGTGCTTAAAAAGAATGTAGATGGAAAACATTTAAGTACGCAGGTGGCTGGCGGTTTTGTTGGTAGTGTGTTTGCTATGTATGCTACGTCGTCGGGTAATACTTCTTCAAATACAGCACAGTTCAAATCATTTGATTATGTAGGAGCGGATAAGGTTTATCAAAAGTAA